In a genomic window of Meriones unguiculatus strain TT.TT164.6M chromosome 8, Bangor_MerUng_6.1, whole genome shotgun sequence:
- the LOC132655745 gene encoding protein FAM186A-like, whose protein sequence is MGLTLTPEQTKEQRVSLTPQQIPGVTLTPQQSQAQMTNLTPEQAQALGITLDQQLFQIQQQAQEQQVTITPEEAEALGITLTPEQVKAHEIALTPEQAEALGLTLTSEQVKTQRVSLTPEQAEALELTLTHEQAQALEMVLTPQTEALEVTLTPEQAQALGLTLTLQQAKAQKISLSPQQAQALGITLTPQQAQALGHTLTLQLEAHTPKQAQAVGLTVTSPKAHIQKLFLTAQQAQALDISLTPEQAETSTTILTPQLVSGLGITITREQAKKQKIVSSHQLAQALMLAPTFQSEADKITLRPQQARAQEISFALKQAQVQEIVSTLQSKALESTPTPEQDQAQKISLTSVQVKAMEIAPTPQSKALESTRIPEEAQAQEISLTPQQAQALGLTLTPQQAHIQKIFLTPQQAQALGITLTSEQIKTPKITLTPLQVQALGVTLTQEQAKAEKISLSPQQAQALGITLTPQQAQALGIAPTPQPEAVKITQRPERTVSLTPEQAKALEKASTPHSEDLESTHTPEEAQAQEISLTPQQIQALGLTLTPQQAHIQKIFLTPQQAQALYITLTPEQIKTPKITLTPPQVQFLGVTLTREQTKAEKISLSPQQAQALGITLTPQQARALGIAPTPQPKAVKITRRSERIVSLTPEQAKALERATRYSDDLESTHTPEEAQAQEISLTPQQAQALGLTFTSQQAHIQKIFLTPQQAQALGITLTPEQIKTPKFTLTPPQVQALGVTLTREQTKAEKISLSPQQAQALGITLTPQQARALGIAPTPQSEAVKITRRSERIVSLTSEQAKALERATRYSDDLESTHTPEEAQAQEISLTPQQAQALGLTLTPQQAHIQKIFLTPQQAQALGITLTPEQIKTPKITLTPLQVHILGVTLTREQAKAQKISLSPQQAQALGITLTPQQIRALGIAPTAQPEAVKITRRPEQAQAQEISLTREQTKALEKASTRRSEDLESTHTHEQAQVQKIRVTSEQAKALEIVPTSQSKALESTRIPEEAQAQEISLTPKQAQALGLTLTPQQAHIQKIFLTPQQAQALGITLTPEQIKTPKITLTPPQAYALGVTLTREQAKAQKISLSPQQAQALGITLTPQQARALEIAPTPQPEAVKITHRPEQDVSLTPEQAKALEKASTPHREDLESTRTHEQAQVQKIRVTSEQAKALEIVPTPQSKALESTRIPEEAQAQEISLTPKQAQALGLTLTPQQAHIQKIFLTPQQAQALGITLTPEQIKTPKFTLTPPQAYALGVTLTREQAKAQKISLSPQQAQALGITLTPQQARALEIAPTPQPEAVKITQRPEQDLSLTPEQAKALEKASTPHSEDLESTRIHEQAQAQEISLTPQQAHALGLTLTPQQAHIQKIFLTPQQAQALGITLTPEQIKTPKFTLTPLQAYALGVTLTQEQAKAQKISLSPQQAQALGITLTPQQARALEIAPTPQPEAVKITQRPEQDLSLTPEQAKALEKASTPHSEDLESTHTPEEAQAQEISLTPQQAQALGLTLTPQQAHIQKIFLTPQQAQALGITLTPEQIRTPKITLTPPQAYALGVTLTREQAKAQKISLSPQQAQALGITLTPQQARALVIAPTPQQAEALGITSTPDKEEWISLTPEQAQPLGITFTPEQAKEQKVIVTPEQAQALGVTFTPEEAKAHRIFLGPEQAHSLGITLTPEQAEALGIALTLSQRQAQGILLPQKSQGLDAPLIPEQAEAQRRRLIKHFQTLKTPIAHKSIQTEKPAITSKQTQTTLILSTLQSQMFGVPHSQKEDLALGITPTPGQTQAVEQVQALQATLTSRRAQSLLGQFVPEHMQTLTFTITLEKAQGLGVTFTREQTQASAITFTPEQVAALEDALTADLAWKWGILTTPEDSSHIMTTNQPHRLGVTSHQPPQAHHIPLAVDRLSQKWKDFPLLQKLTPSPAHVPSAPTTGLGLRILSDSGKLEEPRISPTYRQMLQDRGQVIAAQYPAPGVAPTMRQLQTPEAPPTSRPSLGPKWLLRTGDIWPSLISEIPFGPRPSPGPRIPPISRESPELFVPEGSDARKEFLVSDIFPSQAPAISKHTPYRQTHSTPAQGPSWIIPEVSPLILTPIPLRSSMDEELPVPGRPQHGSPFAVAQRSPRASPAKLEPASVLPSDALGLPVSQLPFPTEKIQRAKVYDTSRQTQELQDSFDVEPLGKFQPCVIGSRIHRSQSPLVDEKALSREEKPIATLPSLTTQSFQPSQILASERGQKPWLPPIDKPWFLSPVSDTRRGKMMGSAFPDQHPEDRYCVNVEAQRRNLVLLNQAAQTSGLPSEHYSFARNLIVELLHTNTVRLGYLSRKYVAYRLIQLARNNITKRLKDIQNTGKGYEAQNLYIMLNRIDDYQKKVMSVWMDKQKSLEQRRQQCLWSMGRFFSQLEKAFKLNLSQPTPVISGFNQIPDFTKFQRPVLEFLVEDKKSSLLKALRQGPTETIWNAELSTSSYPIAEKTSLKTLWAQLGGYPDIPRLLQLDIQSTFRKSLASLLSRSKKIRK, encoded by the exons ATGGGGCTCACTCTCACCCCTGAGCAGACCAAAGAACAGAGGGTCAGTCTGACCCCTCAGCAGATCCCGGGAGTCACACTCACCCCTCAGCAGTCCCAAGCACAAATGACTAATCTCACTCCTGAACAGGCCCAGGCCCTGGGGATAACCCTAGACCAGCAGCTGTTCCAAATACAACAGCAGGCCCAAGAACAGCAGGTCACCATCACCCCAGAGGAGGCCGAGGCCCTGGGCATCACTCTCACCCCTGAGCAGGTCAAGGCTCATGAAATCGCTCTGACTCCTGAGCAGGCTGAGGCCCTGGGGCTCACTCTCACCTCTGAACAGGTTAAGACTCAAAGGGTCAGTCTGACTCCTGAGCAGGCTGAGGCCCTAGAGCTCACTCTCACTCATGAGCAGGCCCAGGCCCTGGAAATGGTTCTCACCCCTCAGACCGAAGCTCTTGAGGTCACTCTCACTCCTGAACAGGCTCAGGCCCTGGGACTCACTCTCACCCTTCAGCAGGCCAAGGCACAAAAGATCAGTTTGAGCCCTCAGCAGGCCCAAGCTCTGGGGATCACTCTCACTCCTCAGCAGGCTCAGGCTCTGGGGCACACTCTCACACTTCAGCTCGAAGCTCACACACCTAAACAGGCCCAGGCTGTGGGGCTCACTGTCACATCTCCAAAGGCTCACATACAGAAATTATTTCTCACCGCTCAGCAGGCCCAAGCTTTGGACATCTCTCTTACTCCTGAGCAAGCTGAGACATCAACGACCATTCTTACCCCTCAGCTGGTCAGTGGCCTAGGAATCACTATCACCCGTGAGCAGGCCAAGAAACAAAAGATCGTTTCGAGCCATCAGCTGGCCCAGGCTCTGATGCTAGCTCCTACCTTTCAGTCCGAAGCTGACAAGATCACTCTCAGGCCTCAGCAGGCCAGAGCACAGGAAATCAGTTTTGCTCTCAAGCAGGCCCAGGTTCAGGAAATAGTTTCTACCCTTCAGAGCAAAGCTCTTGAGAGCACTCCCACACCTGAGCAGGACCAAGCACAGAAAATCAGTCTTACTTCCGTGCAGGTCAAAGCCATGGAAATAGCTCCCACTCCTCAGAGCAAAGCTCTTGAGAGCACTCGCATACCTGAAGAGGCCCAAGCACAGGAAATCAGTCTTACTCCCCAGCAGGCCCAGGCTCTGGGGCTCACTCTCACGCCTCAGCAGGCTCACATACAGAAGATATTTCTCACCCCTCAGCAGGCCCAAGCTCTGGGCATCACTCTTACCTCTGAGCAAATCAAGACACCAAAGATCACTCTCACCCCTCTACAGGTCCAAGCCCTAGGGGTCACTCTTACCCAGGAACAGGCCAAAGCAGAGAAGATCAGTTTGAGCCCTCAGCAGGCCCAAGCTCTGGGGATCACTCTCACTCCTCAGCAGGCCCAGGCTCTGGGGATAGCACCTACTCCTCAGCCCGAAGCTGTCAAGATCACTCAAAGACCTGAGCGGACTGTCAGTCTTACTCCGGAGCAAGCCAAGGCCCTGGAGAAAGCTTCTACCCCACATAGTGAAGATCTTGAGAGCACTCACACACCTGAAGAGGCCCAAGCACAGGAAATCAGTCTTACTCCCCAGCAGATCCAGGCCCTGGGGCTCACTCTCACGCCTCAGCAGGCTCACATACAGAAAATATTTCTCACCCCTCAGCAGGCCCAAGCTCTCTACATCACTCTTACCCCTGAGCAAATCAAGACACCAAAGATCACTCTCACCCCTCCACAGGTCCAATTCCTAGGGGTCACTCTCACCCGTGAACAGACCAAAGCAGAGAAGATCAGTTTGAGCCCTCAGCAGGCCCAAGCTCTGGGGATCACTCTCACTCCTCAGCAGGCCCGGGCTCTGGGGATAGCTCCTACCCCTCAGCCCAAAGCTGTCAAGATCACTCGAAGATCTGAGCGGATAGTCAGTCTTACTCCCGAGCAGGCCAAGGCCCTGGAAAGAGCTACCCGATATAGTGATGATCTTGAGAGCACTCACACACCTGAAGAGGCCCAAGCACAGGAAATCAGTCTTACTCCCCAGCAGGCCCAGGCCCTGGGGCTCACTTTCACGTCTCAGCAGGCTCACATACAGAAGATATTTCTCACCCCTCAGCAGGCCCAAGCTCTGGGCATCACTCTTACCCCTGAGCAAATCAAGACACCAAAGTTCACTCTCACCCCTCCACAGGTCCAAGCCCTAGGGGTCACTCTCACCCGGGAACAGACCAAAGCAGAGAAGATCAGTTTGAGCCCTCAGCAGGCCCAAGCTCTGGGGATCACTCTCACTCCTCAGCAGGCCCGGGCTCTGGGGATAGCTCCTACCCCTCAGTCCGAAGCTGTCAAGATCACTCGAAGATCTGAGCGGATAGTCAGTCTTACTTCCGAGCAAGCCAAGGCCCTGGAAAGAGCTACCCGATATAGTGATGATCTTGAGAGCACTCACACACCTGAAGAGGCCCAAGCACAGGAAATCAGTCTTACTCCCCAGCAGGCCCAGGCCCTGGGGCTCACTCTCACGCCTCAGCAGGCTCACATACAGAAGATATTTCTCACCCCTCAGCAGGCCCAAGCTCTGGGCATCACTCTTACCCCTGAGCAAATCAAGACACCAAAGATCACTCTCACCCCTCTACAGGTCCACATCCTAGGGGTCACTCTCACCCGGGAACAGGCCAAGGCACAGAAGATCAGTTTGAGCCCTCAGCAGGCCCAAGCTCTGGGGATCACTCTCACTCCTCAGCAGATCCGGGCTCTGGGGATAGCTCCTACCGCTCAACCTGAAGCTGTCAAGATCACTCGAAGACCTGAGCAGGCCCAAGCACAGGAAATCAGTCTTACTCGTGAGCAGACCAAGGCCCTGGAAAAAGCTTCTACCCGACGTAGTGAAGATCTTgagagcactcacacacatgagcaGGCCCAAGTACAGAAAATCAGGGTTACTTCCGAGCAGGCCAAGGCTCTGGAAATAGTTCCTACCTCTCAGAGCAAAGCTCTTGAGAGCACTCGCATACCTGAAGAGGCCCAAGCACAGGAAATCAGTCTTACTCCCAAGCAGGCCCAGGCCCTGGGGCTCACTCTCACGCCTCAGCAGGCTCACATACAGAAGATATTTCTCACCCCTCAGCAGGCCCAAGCTCTGGGCATCACTCTTACCCCTGAGCAAATCAAGACACCAAAGATCACTCTCACCCCTCCACAGGCATACGCCCTAGGGGTCACTCTCACCCGGGAACAGGCCAAGGCACAGAAGATCAGTTTGAGCCCTCAGCAGGCCCAAGCTCTGGGGATCACTCTCACTCCTCAGCAGGCCCGGGCTCTGGAGATAGCTCCTACCCCTCAACCTGAAGCTGTCAAGATCACTCATAGACCTGAGCAGGATGTCAGTCTTACTCCCGAGCAGGCCAAGGCCCTGGAAAAAGCTTCTACCCCACATAGGGAAGATCTTGAGAGCACTCGCACACATGAGCAGGCCCAAGTACAGAAAATCAGGGTTACTTCCGAGCAGGCCAAGGCCCTGGAAATAGTTCCTACCCCTCAAAGCAAAGCTCTTGAGAGCACTCGCATACCTGAAGAGGCCCAAGCACAGGAAATCAGTCTTACTCCCAAGCAGGCCCAGGCCCTGGGGCTCACTCTCACGCCTCAGCAGGCTCACATACAGAAGATATTTCTCACCCCTCAGCAGGCCCAAGCTCTGGGCATCACTCTTACCCCTGAGCAAATCAAGACACCAAAGTTCACTCTCACCCCTCCACAGGCCTATGCCCTAGGGGTCACTCTCACCCGGGAACAGGCCAAGGCACAGAAGATCAGTTTGAGCCCTCAGCAGGCCCAAGCTCTGGGGATCACTCTCACTCCTCAGCAGGCCCGGGCTCTGGAGATAGCACCTACCCCTCAGCCCGAAGCTGTCAAGATCACTCAAAGACCTGAGCAGGATCTCAGTCTTACTCCGGAGCAAGCCAAGGCCCTGGAGAAAGCTTCTACCCCACATAGTGAAGATCTTGAGAGCACTCGCATACATGAGCAGGCCCAAGCACAGGAAATCAGTCTTACTCCCCAGCAGGCCCACGCCCTGGGGCTCACTCTCACGCCTCAGCAGGCTCACATACAGAAGATATTTCTCACCCCTCAGCAGGCCCAAGCTCTGGGCATCACTCTTACCCCTGAGCAAATCAAGACACCAAAGTTCACTCTCACCCCTCTACAGGCCTATGCTTTAGGGGTCACTCTCACCCAGGAACAGGCCAAGGCACAGAAGATCAGTTTGAGCCCTCAGCAGGCCCAAGCTCTGGGGATCACTCTCACTCCTCAGCAGGCCCGGGCTCTGGAGATAGCACCTACCCCTCAGCCCGAAGCTGTCAAGATCACTCAAAGACCTGAGCAGGATCTCAGTCTTACTCCAGAGCAAGCCAAGGCCCTGGAGAAAGCTTCTACCCCACATAGTGAAGATCTTGAGAGCACTCACACACCTGAAGAGGCCCAAGCACAGGAAATCAGTCTTACTCCCCAGCAGGCCCAGGCCCTGGGGCTCACTCTCACACCTCAGCAGGCTCACATACAGAAGATATTTCTCACCCCTCAGCAGGCCCAAGCTCTGGGCATCACTCTTACCCCTGAGCAAATCAGGACACCAAAGATCACTCTCACCCCTCCACAGGCCTATGCCCTAGGGGTCACTCTCACCCGGGAACAGGCCAAGGCACAGAAGATCAGTTTGAGCCCTCAGCAGGCCCAAGCTCTGGGGATCACTCTCACTCCTCAGCAGGCCCGGGCTCTGGTGATAGCTCCTACCCCTCAGCAGGCTGAAGCCTTGGGAATCACTTCCACCCCAGATAAGGAAGAATGGATAAGCTTGACCCCTGAGCAGGCCCAGCCCCTGGGGATCACTTTCACCCCTGAGCAGGCCAAGGAACAGAAGGTCATTGTGACCCCTGAGCAGGCCCAGGCCCTGGGAGTCACATTTACTCCTGAGGAGGCCAAGGCACACAGAATCTTTCTGGGCCCTGAGCAGGCCCACTCCCTGGGGATCACACTCACTCCTGAGCAGGCAGAAGCCCTGGGCATCGCTCTCACTCTTTCACAGAGACAGGCTCAGGGTATTCTTCTTCCTCAGAAATCTCAGGGTTTGGATGCTCCATTAATTCCTGAGCAGGCTGAAGCACAAAGGAGAAGGCTCATTAAGCATTTTCAAACCCTGAAAACCCCTATTGCCCACAAGTCTATTCAGACAGAAAAACCAGCTATCACTTCTAAACAGACCCAGACAACTTTGATCCTAAGTACCCTACAGTCTCAGATGTTTGGAGTCCCACATTCACAAAAAGAGGACTTGGCATTGGGAATCACTCCCACACCAGGGCAGACCCAGGCAGTTGAGCAAGTCCAGGCTTTGCAGGCTACCCTCACATCCAGGAGGGCCCAGTCATTGCTGGGCCAGTTTGTTCCAGAGCACATGCAAACACTAACATTCACAATCACTCTTGAGAAAGCCCAGGGCTTGGGGGTCACTTTCACACGAGAACAAACCCAGGCATCAGCTATCACCTTCACCCCTGAGCAGGTGGCAGCGCTAGAAGATGCGCTCACTGCAGACCTGGCCTGGAAGTGGGGGATTTTAACCACACCAGAAGATAGCTCACATATTATGACCACTAACCAGCCGCACAGACTGGGAGTCACCAGTCACCAACCACCTCAGGCCCATCATATTCCTCTTGCCGTTGACAGGCTATCTCAAAAATGGAAGGATTTCCCTCTACTGCAGAAATTAACACCTTCTCCTGCCCATGTTCCATCTGCCCCTACGACGGGCCTAGGCCTGAGGATTCTTTCTGACTCTGGAAAGCTTGAAGAACCACGGATCTCTCCTACCTACAGACAGATGCTCCAAGACAGAGGTCAAGTCATTGCTGCACAGTACCCAGCACCGGGAGTTGCTCCTACAATGAGACAGCTCCAGACACCTGAGGCTCCTCCCACTTCAAGGCCATCCCTTGGTCCTAAGTGGCTGCTCAGAACTGGAGACATTTGGCCATCTCTAATATCAGAAATCCCCTTTGGCCCCAGACCATCTCCTGGACCTAGGATCCCCCCCATCTCTAGAGAGAGTCCAGAACTCTTTGTTCCTGAAGGCTCTGATGCCCGAAAGGAGTTTTTGGTTTCCGACATCTTCCCCTCCCAGGCTCCTGCCATCAGCAAACACACTCCCTACAGGCAGACCCATTCTACCCCTGCACAAGGTCCTTCATGGATCATCCCGGAAGTCTCCCCCCTAATACTCACTCCCATCCCACTGCGTTCCTCCATGGACGAGGAACTCCCAGTTCCTGGGAGGCCCCAGCATGGGTCTCCCTTTGCAGTTGCTCAGAGAAGTCCCAGAGCTTCCCCTGCAAAACTTGAACCGGCAAGTGTTCTCCCAAGTGATGCCCTGGGTTTGCCGGTCTCTCAGCTTCCTTTCCCTACTGAGAAGATCCAAAGAGCGAAGGTTTATGACACTTCAAGACAAACTCAGGAACTCCAAGATTCTTTTGACGTGGAACCACTTGGAAAGTTTCAGCCTTGTGTCATCGGTTCTAGGATACACAGATCACAGTCCCCCCTTGTTGATGAGAAAGCCCTTTCCAGGGAGGAGAAGCCCATAGCAACACTACCATCTCTCACCACTCAATCCttccagccatcacagatcttaGCTTCTGAAAGGGGCCAGAAACCATGGCTTCCCCCTATAGACAAGCCCTGGTTCCTAAGCCCAGTTTCTGATACCAGGAGAGGCAAGATGATGGGGTCCGCATTCCCTGACCAGCACCCTGAAGACAGATACTGCGTTAATGTGGAGGCTCAAAGGAGGAACCTGGTTTTATTAAATCAGGCTGCACAAACGTCTGGACTCCCTTCAGAGCATTACTCATTTGCCAGGAATCTCATAGTTGAATTACTTCATACGAATACAGTTCGGCTGGGGTATCTGTCCCGCAAGTATGTTGCCTATAGGCTGATCCAGCTTGCCAG aaacAACATAACCAAACGATTAAAAGACATCCAAAACACTGGGAAAGGGTATGAGGCACAGAACCTGTACATCATGCTGAACAGAATTGATGATTATCAGAAGAAGGTGATGTCGGTCTGGATGGACAAACAGAAGAGTCTGGAGCAGAGGCGGCAGCAGTGTTTGTGGTCCATGGGGCGCTTCTTCAGCCAG CTTGAAAAGGCGTTTAAACTAAACCTCAGCCAGCCCACACCTGTGATCTCTGGCTTCAACCAGATCCCTGATTTTACCAAATTTCAACGGCCAGTCTTGGAGTTTTTAGTTGAGGACAAGAAATCCAGCCTTCTCAAAGCACTCAG ACAAGGTCCGACAGAGACCATCTGGAATGCTGAGCTGTCTACTTCAAGCTACCCGATAGCGGAGAAGACATCGCTGAAGACTCTGTGGGCTCAGCTGGGTGGGTACCCAGACATCCCCAGACTGCTGCAGCTGGATATCCAGTCGACCTTCCGAAAGTCTCTCGCTTCCCTTCTGTCACG GTCTAAGAAGATTCGCAAGTGA